One segment of Antennarius striatus isolate MH-2024 chromosome 5, ASM4005453v1, whole genome shotgun sequence DNA contains the following:
- the golga7 gene encoding golgin subfamily A member 7, producing the protein MAETHSLQDLQQPAVSSKVFIQRDYSSGTICKFQTKFPSELESRIDKQQFEETIQALNNLYAEAEKLGGKSYLEGCLACLTAYTIFLCMETHYEKVLKKIARYIKDQNEKVYAPRGLLLTDPIERGLRVVEITIFEDRSIGSGR; encoded by the exons ATGGCTGAG ACCCACAGCTTACAGGACCTTCAGCAGCCAGCTGTCTCTTCTAAAGTGTTCATCCAGAGAGACTACAGCTCAGGAACCATCTGCAAGTTCCAGACCAAATTCCCATCCGAACTTGAGTCAAGG attGATAAGCAACAGTTTGAGGAGACCATTCAGGCTTTGAACAACCTTTATGCAGAGGCAGAGAAGCTTGGAGGAAAGTCTTATTTAGAGGGTTGCCTGGCTTGTCTCACTGCCTATACAATCTTCCTCTGTATGGAGACTCACTATGAAAAG gTGTTAAAGAAGATTGCCAGATATATTAAGGACCAGAATGAGAAGGTGTATGCTCCCAGGGGCCTGCTACTGACTGACCCCATAGAGAGAGGTCTCAGAGTT GTTGAAATCACAATTTTCGAAGACAGAAGTATTGGCTCCGGAAGATAA